Proteins from a genomic interval of Mycobacterium paragordonae:
- a CDS encoding enoyl-CoA hydratase/isomerase family protein: MTAKVLYEKRGEVAYITLNRPEVKNAIDIESHELMCEMWRDFRDDPALRVAVITGTGDAFTAGADLKTHAPEWQTVGPMVGRERLEDGLCGITRGPLSRITKPIVAAINGWCVGHGVELAMACDIRIASERAQFGTFEVRRGMHPADGGIPRLVNVCGVGVALELLLTGEPISAERALTANMVARVVPHDKLMEETDALVQRILRCDQSAIESAKETVLEIIGRPLHDQLRVEAMWGYALCGGNASVMERSQQFFDKADRGRAGATATPL; the protein is encoded by the coding sequence ATGACTGCCAAAGTGCTCTACGAGAAGCGCGGCGAGGTCGCCTACATCACGCTCAACCGCCCAGAGGTCAAGAACGCCATCGACATCGAATCGCACGAGCTGATGTGTGAGATGTGGCGCGATTTCCGTGACGACCCGGCGCTTCGTGTTGCGGTCATCACCGGCACCGGCGACGCGTTTACCGCCGGTGCCGACCTGAAAACTCATGCGCCCGAATGGCAGACCGTTGGACCGATGGTCGGCCGCGAACGTCTCGAGGACGGTCTGTGCGGGATCACCCGGGGACCGCTGTCACGCATCACCAAGCCCATCGTCGCCGCGATCAACGGCTGGTGCGTCGGACACGGCGTCGAGCTCGCGATGGCGTGCGACATCCGGATCGCCTCCGAGCGTGCACAGTTCGGCACCTTCGAAGTACGCCGCGGCATGCATCCGGCCGACGGGGGGATCCCCCGTCTGGTCAACGTCTGTGGTGTCGGCGTGGCGCTGGAGCTGCTGCTCACCGGTGAGCCGATCTCAGCCGAGCGGGCGCTGACCGCGAACATGGTTGCCCGAGTGGTCCCGCACGACAAGCTGATGGAGGAGACCGACGCCTTGGTGCAGCGGATCCTGCGATGCGATCAGTCCGCGATCGAGTCGGCCAAGGAGACGGTGCTCGAGATCATCGGCCGCCCGCTGCATGACCAGTTGCGCGTCGAAGCGATGTGGGGCTACGCGCTGTGCGGCGGAAACGCCTCCGTGATGGAGCGATCCCAGCAATTCTTCGACAAGGCTGATCGCGGGCGGGCCGGCGCCACCGCCACTCCCCTGTGA
- a CDS encoding glycogen/starch/alpha-glucan phosphorylase, whose amino-acid sequence MTLGAAGDVVDVRTGLQADALQQAILDHLRYSIGRPASVLTPAHYYRALALAVRDRLLQRWFASTQTFLDLNRKVVCYLSAEFLMGPQLGNNLLNLHIEEAAREALATLGQDLDTILASEEEPGLGNGGLGRLAACYLDSLATLQRPAIGYGIRYEFGIFDQEIHDGWQVEKPDNWLVHGNPWEIPTPDLGYLVNWGGHTEHYVDDTGSHRVRWVPRRVFKGLPYNTPVQGYGVNTCNTLRLWSATAVESFEFDVFSAGDYWKAVEDEVTSETITKVLYPNDEPEVGKRLRLLQQYFFVSCSLQDIFYLLENLAHLPTRTLPEHCAIQLNDTHPSIAVAELMRILLDDKHLDWDEAWAITVASFGYTNHTLLPEALETWPLPMFAEFLPRHLEIIYEINRRFLDEVRARFPGDVERVKRMSLIGEEGQKYVRMAHLASVGSHAINGVAALHSELLTSSVLKDFYELWPERFGNKTNGVTPRRFLALANPGLRKLLDDTIGNGWMVDLERLRDLESYADDTAFRHQWRAVKHANKERLADYVRSTTGVELNPHWLFDIQVKRIHEYKRQHLNVLHIITLYHRLKQNPDLQIPPRAFIFGGKAAPGYFMAKRIIKLINAVAETVNADPDVNRYMKVAFVPNFNVQNAHLIYPAADLSEQISTAGKEASGTGNMKFMINGALTIGTLDGANVEIRDEVGAQNFFLFGLTVQEVEHIKREGYRPADYIEGDDELSVVLGLIRDGRFSGGDTTVFRQLVESLTQHDPFLVLADYRAYLDCQARVSAAWLDTTTWTRMSILNTARSGKFSSDRAIAEYCQDIWNVEPVTVRV is encoded by the coding sequence ATGACGCTGGGTGCGGCCGGTGATGTGGTGGATGTTCGTACCGGACTGCAGGCCGATGCGTTGCAACAGGCCATTTTGGATCACTTGCGTTATTCCATCGGTCGCCCGGCATCGGTCTTGACGCCGGCGCATTACTATCGAGCGCTGGCACTGGCCGTGCGTGACCGCCTGCTGCAGCGGTGGTTCGCTTCCACGCAGACCTTTCTCGATCTCAATCGAAAAGTGGTTTGTTACCTGTCGGCCGAATTCCTGATGGGCCCGCAGCTGGGGAACAACCTGCTGAATCTCCACATCGAGGAGGCAGCGCGCGAGGCGCTCGCGACGCTCGGTCAGGACCTCGACACGATCCTTGCCTCCGAAGAGGAGCCCGGCCTGGGCAACGGCGGCCTGGGCAGGCTCGCGGCCTGCTATCTCGACTCGCTGGCCACCCTGCAGCGTCCGGCGATCGGATACGGCATCCGTTACGAATTCGGCATTTTCGACCAGGAGATCCACGATGGTTGGCAGGTCGAAAAGCCCGACAACTGGTTGGTCCACGGCAACCCGTGGGAGATTCCCACCCCCGATCTCGGCTATCTCGTCAACTGGGGCGGCCACACCGAACACTACGTCGACGACACCGGCAGCCATCGCGTGCGCTGGGTGCCGCGTCGGGTGTTCAAGGGGCTCCCGTATAACACCCCGGTTCAGGGCTACGGCGTGAACACGTGCAACACGCTCCGATTGTGGAGTGCCACTGCCGTCGAGTCGTTCGAGTTCGACGTCTTCAGCGCCGGTGACTACTGGAAGGCCGTCGAGGATGAGGTCACCTCCGAAACCATCACCAAGGTGCTCTATCCAAACGACGAACCCGAGGTCGGCAAGCGGCTTCGCCTGTTGCAGCAGTACTTCTTCGTCTCCTGCTCGCTGCAGGACATCTTCTACCTCCTGGAGAACCTCGCACACCTTCCCACCCGGACGCTCCCGGAGCATTGCGCGATACAGCTCAACGACACGCATCCGTCGATCGCCGTCGCCGAGTTGATGCGAATCCTGTTGGACGACAAGCATCTCGACTGGGATGAGGCATGGGCGATCACGGTGGCTTCGTTCGGCTACACCAACCACACCCTACTGCCGGAGGCTTTGGAAACTTGGCCGTTGCCGATGTTCGCCGAGTTCCTGCCCCGGCACCTCGAAATCATCTACGAGATCAACCGCCGGTTCCTGGATGAGGTGCGCGCGCGTTTCCCGGGGGACGTAGAGCGGGTGAAGCGCATGTCTCTGATCGGTGAGGAAGGCCAAAAGTACGTGCGCATGGCGCATCTGGCCTCGGTGGGCAGCCACGCGATCAACGGCGTCGCGGCGCTGCACTCCGAGCTTCTCACATCCAGTGTGCTCAAGGACTTCTACGAGTTGTGGCCGGAGCGGTTCGGCAACAAGACCAACGGTGTCACCCCACGCCGGTTTTTGGCGCTCGCCAACCCGGGGCTACGAAAGTTGCTTGACGACACCATCGGGAACGGGTGGATGGTGGACCTGGAGAGGCTTCGCGACCTCGAATCCTATGCCGACGACACCGCGTTCCGTCACCAGTGGCGCGCGGTCAAGCACGCCAACAAGGAGCGCCTTGCCGACTACGTTCGCTCGACGACGGGTGTCGAACTGAATCCGCACTGGCTGTTCGACATTCAGGTCAAGCGGATCCACGAGTACAAGCGCCAGCATCTCAATGTCCTGCATATCATCACGCTGTATCACCGGCTGAAGCAGAACCCCGACCTACAGATTCCGCCGCGGGCCTTCATCTTCGGCGGGAAAGCCGCACCCGGCTACTTCATGGCCAAGCGCATCATCAAGCTGATCAACGCCGTCGCCGAAACGGTGAACGCCGACCCGGACGTGAACCGGTACATGAAGGTGGCGTTCGTGCCCAACTTCAATGTGCAAAACGCACACCTCATCTATCCTGCCGCCGATCTCTCCGAGCAGATCTCGACAGCCGGCAAGGAGGCCTCCGGCACCGGCAACATGAAGTTCATGATCAACGGCGCACTGACCATCGGCACGCTCGATGGCGCCAATGTGGAAATCCGCGACGAGGTCGGCGCGCAGAACTTCTTCCTCTTCGGGCTGACGGTGCAGGAAGTCGAGCACATCAAGCGCGAGGGTTACCGGCCGGCTGACTACATCGAAGGTGACGATGAGTTGAGCGTGGTGTTGGGACTTATTCGCGACGGGCGATTCTCCGGTGGTGACACCACCGTATTCCGTCAGCTGGTGGAGTCGCTGACCCAACACGACCCGTTTCTGGTTCTGGCCGACTACCGCGCCTACCTGGACTGCCAGGCGCGGGTGAGCGCCGCCTGGCTGGACACGACGACCTGGACGCGGATGTCGATCCTGAATACCGCACGCAGCGGCAAGTTTTCGTCGGACCGCGCCATCGCCGAGTACTGCCAGGACATCTGGAACGTAGAACCCGTGACCGTCAGGGTCTAG
- a CDS encoding cytochrome P450, which produces MTTATEGVNTNLNSLEFWALPRSAHHDAFRWLRANKPVSWNGPPDSLDPNLDNAKGFWSVVKHAHIAEISRKPEVFSSAQGVFVDDFPQLETMLSFIVTDPPRHTEMRNIVSVAFTPRNIAKMSDKIGGIVKGIIDNVAPLGGGDLCQLITKEVPGRVFASMLGITDENQIQYVMDAAEQFACWNDPEYAHIGSPLFVFADASQKLATLALELVPDRIKNPGDDLLTWVAQAQYEGHKLSTEEVGVFFSLLAAGANDTTRHAMAHVLTLFQQHPDQLAYLMEDFEARVDDAVNEALRMEPPLMHFRRTALRDYEIGGVTIKEGDKVVMWYVASNRDEDVFDRPDVFDISRTAKHNPHQAFGGGGPHYCLGHMLGRAVLKAQMREIYSRMKNLEVGEREVLLSNFMNGVKRLPATWTPEKRPPGQ; this is translated from the coding sequence ATGACTACTGCGACGGAAGGTGTTAACACCAACCTGAATTCGCTGGAATTCTGGGCGCTGCCCCGTTCAGCACACCACGACGCGTTCCGGTGGCTGCGTGCGAACAAGCCGGTGAGCTGGAACGGCCCGCCTGACTCGCTGGACCCGAACCTGGACAACGCCAAGGGATTCTGGTCGGTGGTCAAACACGCTCACATTGCCGAGATCTCACGCAAACCCGAGGTGTTCAGCTCCGCTCAGGGCGTGTTCGTCGATGATTTTCCGCAGTTGGAGACGATGCTGTCGTTTATCGTGACGGACCCACCCCGTCACACTGAGATGCGCAATATCGTCAGCGTGGCCTTCACGCCTCGCAACATCGCCAAAATGTCCGACAAGATCGGTGGCATCGTCAAGGGAATCATCGACAACGTCGCCCCGTTGGGTGGCGGCGATCTTTGCCAGTTGATCACCAAGGAGGTCCCCGGCCGCGTTTTCGCCAGCATGCTGGGCATCACGGATGAAAACCAGATTCAGTACGTGATGGACGCGGCCGAGCAGTTCGCGTGCTGGAACGATCCCGAGTACGCCCACATCGGCTCCCCGTTGTTCGTGTTCGCCGATGCGTCACAGAAGCTGGCCACGCTCGCTCTCGAACTGGTCCCGGACCGCATCAAGAATCCCGGCGACGATCTGCTCACCTGGGTGGCCCAGGCCCAGTATGAGGGCCATAAGTTGTCCACCGAGGAGGTCGGGGTCTTCTTCTCGCTGTTGGCCGCTGGCGCGAATGACACCACCCGCCATGCCATGGCGCACGTCCTGACGCTGTTCCAGCAGCACCCGGACCAGCTCGCCTACCTGATGGAAGATTTCGAAGCCCGGGTCGACGACGCCGTCAACGAAGCGTTGCGGATGGAGCCACCACTGATGCATTTCCGCCGTACCGCGTTGCGCGACTACGAAATCGGCGGGGTGACCATAAAAGAGGGCGACAAGGTGGTGATGTGGTACGTCGCGAGCAACCGCGACGAGGACGTCTTCGACCGTCCCGACGTCTTCGACATCTCGCGCACGGCCAAGCACAACCCGCACCAGGCCTTCGGCGGTGGCGGACCGCACTACTGCCTCGGTCACATGCTGGGACGGGCAGTCCTCAAGGCGCAGATGCGCGAGATCTACAGCCGCATGAAGAATCTCGAGGTCGGTGAGCGCGAAGTCCTGCTCTCCAACTTCATGAATGGGGTCAAGCGGCTACCCGCGACCTGGACACCAGAGAAGCGCCCACCTGGCCAATAG
- a CDS encoding SDR family oxidoreductase yields the protein MGYQSVFKPDLFAGRTVVITGGGSGIGRCTAHELAALGAGVAIVGRNQDKLHAVQDEIRSDGGRVSVHAADIRDEAAVSDVIDAILAEHGRIDGLFNNAGGQYRAPLETISTKGFEAVVRNNLTGGFIVMREVYTKWMRSHGGAIVNMIADIWHGWPHFGHSAAARGGMLTLSESAATEWAASGVRVNTIAPGSIASSGLDTYDTKDTDFLRNQVTREIPLQRYGTEAEVSGAVVFLLSPAASFITGTCIRVDGGAPNAKPGWWQLQPAQHNTPFDGFHRSAPPAILDTSPAN from the coding sequence ATGGGCTATCAGTCGGTATTCAAGCCAGACCTGTTCGCCGGACGCACAGTCGTGATCACCGGCGGCGGCAGCGGCATCGGACGATGCACCGCGCACGAACTCGCCGCGCTGGGCGCCGGCGTGGCGATCGTGGGCCGCAATCAAGACAAACTCCACGCCGTGCAAGACGAGATCCGCTCCGACGGCGGAAGGGTCTCCGTGCATGCCGCAGACATCCGGGATGAAGCCGCCGTGAGCGACGTCATCGATGCGATCCTTGCCGAACACGGACGCATCGACGGGTTGTTCAACAATGCCGGCGGCCAATACCGGGCACCCCTGGAAACCATCAGCACCAAGGGTTTTGAGGCGGTGGTGCGCAATAACCTGACCGGCGGCTTCATCGTCATGCGCGAGGTGTACACCAAGTGGATGCGGTCGCACGGCGGCGCGATAGTGAACATGATCGCCGACATCTGGCACGGCTGGCCGCATTTCGGGCACTCGGCGGCCGCCCGTGGCGGCATGCTGACGCTGAGCGAGTCCGCGGCGACCGAATGGGCTGCATCGGGAGTGCGGGTGAACACCATCGCGCCTGGCTCCATCGCATCGAGCGGGCTGGACACCTACGACACCAAGGACACCGACTTCCTGCGCAACCAGGTCACCCGTGAAATCCCGTTGCAGCGCTACGGAACCGAGGCCGAGGTGTCCGGCGCGGTGGTGTTTCTGCTGTCGCCGGCCGCCAGCTTCATCACCGGGACATGCATCCGTGTGGACGGCGGAGCGCCGAACGCCAAGCCGGGATGGTGGCAACTGCAGCCCGCGCAACACAACACCCCCTTCGACGGATTCCACCGGTCTGCGCCACCCGCCATTCTCGACACCAGCCCGGCGAACTGA
- a CDS encoding acyl-CoA dehydrogenase family protein: MSELFPDYRSRWETDDQRLLRKHAAAFFRREAAPHQERWAKQHQVDREFWNKAGAAGLLCLELPGHYGGGDGNFGHEAVIQYELSFSGDSAFGFGVHSTVSAHYIYAFGGEEQKARWLPRVTTGEAVLAIAMTEPGTGSDLQAVRTSAVRDGGDYVINGSKTFISNGSHCDLLIVVAKTDPNQGAKGISLFVVETDGQSGFERGRVLHKIGQHGQDTRELAFTDMRVPARNLLGGVAGQGFYQLMKQLPRERLSIAIGGVAMAEAAVLEAVKYAKERRAFGRPILDHQNTKFVLAECKADVLAGKALVDHCIERYLEGALDAATASIAKVWVSDMQCKVIDKCLQIFGGYGYIMEYPIARMYAAARVQKIYGGTSEILKELIAREL; the protein is encoded by the coding sequence ATGTCTGAACTGTTTCCCGACTACCGCTCGCGGTGGGAAACCGACGACCAGCGGCTGCTCCGCAAGCATGCGGCAGCGTTCTTCCGTAGAGAGGCCGCTCCTCATCAAGAACGCTGGGCCAAGCAGCATCAGGTTGACCGTGAGTTCTGGAACAAGGCAGGCGCCGCGGGACTGCTGTGTTTGGAGCTACCTGGGCACTACGGCGGTGGTGACGGCAATTTCGGACACGAGGCGGTAATTCAGTACGAGCTCAGTTTCTCCGGAGACTCGGCGTTTGGCTTCGGTGTGCATTCCACAGTTTCCGCGCACTACATCTACGCGTTCGGCGGTGAGGAGCAGAAGGCGCGCTGGCTGCCACGGGTGACGACAGGCGAGGCGGTGTTAGCCATCGCGATGACGGAGCCCGGTACCGGCTCGGATCTGCAGGCGGTCCGAACCAGCGCTGTTCGTGATGGAGGCGACTACGTGATCAATGGGTCGAAGACGTTCATCTCCAACGGATCCCACTGCGATCTGCTGATCGTCGTCGCGAAGACCGATCCGAACCAGGGCGCCAAAGGGATCTCGCTGTTCGTCGTGGAGACCGACGGGCAGAGTGGATTCGAACGCGGCCGGGTACTGCACAAAATCGGCCAGCATGGACAGGACACGCGCGAGCTCGCATTCACCGATATGCGGGTACCTGCGCGGAATCTCCTCGGTGGCGTGGCGGGGCAGGGTTTCTACCAACTGATGAAGCAACTCCCCCGGGAGCGGCTGAGCATCGCGATCGGCGGGGTCGCGATGGCCGAGGCCGCTGTGCTGGAAGCGGTCAAGTACGCCAAGGAGCGGCGGGCTTTTGGCAGGCCCATCCTTGACCACCAGAACACCAAATTCGTTCTGGCCGAATGCAAGGCGGATGTCCTGGCCGGTAAGGCCCTGGTCGATCACTGTATCGAGCGGTACCTGGAGGGCGCCCTCGACGCGGCGACCGCATCGATAGCCAAGGTGTGGGTGAGCGACATGCAGTGCAAGGTCATCGACAAATGCCTACAGATCTTCGGCGGGTACGGGTACATCATGGAATACCCCATCGCGCGGATGTACGCGGCCGCACGAGTGCAGAAGATCTACGGCGGCACCAGCGAGATCCTGAAGGAACTCATCGCCCGAGAGCTCTGA
- a CDS encoding LuxR C-terminal-related transcriptional regulator, with protein MTSPRDGLAHSIGSKDVIPAPLSPTAVGVAKEALARLRLVFNNSELAERIPGEVHRIGFTHILFSYIRQNTWFVRSAYAAGDDQLAYTMLQVGRAHPRRLRRPLPECEMVLSGSPILIENPRSDPRLHSALVAVTNPKVYVAAPVYAWQTPVGLLHADAPTETGDVDVAERDLLGLFAEGVGAIFERNLVLERLRAMRGAVEEHTHKIGALADAFEDELWDNMDLRADADPAGGVQGVFQRERNIIAELTLREKQVLQMLATGKTNAQIADRLFIAEGTVKSHVKHIMEKLGASNRTDAVRKYQAWDAALF; from the coding sequence GTGACGTCACCGCGCGATGGGCTCGCTCACTCGATCGGCTCCAAGGACGTGATCCCGGCGCCGTTGTCGCCGACGGCAGTCGGCGTCGCCAAGGAAGCGCTGGCGCGGCTACGGTTGGTATTCAACAATTCCGAACTCGCCGAACGGATTCCAGGCGAAGTGCACCGAATTGGCTTCACCCACATCTTGTTTTCGTACATCCGGCAGAACACCTGGTTCGTGCGGTCCGCCTACGCCGCCGGCGACGACCAACTGGCGTACACGATGCTGCAAGTGGGTCGCGCGCATCCACGCAGGCTTCGCCGGCCCCTACCCGAGTGTGAAATGGTGCTCAGCGGATCACCGATCCTCATCGAGAACCCGCGATCCGATCCGCGGCTGCACTCCGCGCTGGTCGCAGTCACCAACCCGAAGGTCTACGTCGCGGCGCCGGTGTACGCGTGGCAGACACCGGTGGGTTTGCTGCACGCCGATGCGCCCACGGAGACCGGCGATGTCGATGTGGCCGAACGCGACCTGCTTGGCCTGTTCGCCGAAGGGGTCGGCGCCATCTTCGAGCGGAACCTGGTTCTGGAGCGCCTGCGCGCGATGCGCGGCGCGGTCGAAGAGCACACCCACAAGATCGGGGCACTTGCCGATGCGTTCGAGGATGAGCTGTGGGACAACATGGATCTGCGTGCCGACGCCGATCCGGCCGGCGGCGTGCAGGGCGTCTTTCAGCGGGAACGCAACATCATCGCGGAGCTGACGCTGCGGGAGAAGCAGGTGCTCCAGATGCTGGCGACGGGCAAGACCAACGCGCAGATCGCGGATCGGCTGTTTATTGCCGAGGGCACCGTGAAGTCCCATGTCAAGCACATCATGGAGAAGCTGGGCGCGAGCAACCGCACCGACGCCGTCCGCAAGTACCAAGCGTGGGACGCGGCACTGTTCTGA
- a CDS encoding alpha/beta fold hydrolase: MEQLRIDANGLTFAALAWGEPDGTLALLVHGYPDTAHTWRHLGPELAEKGYRAVAPFTRGYAPTDLAPNDSYLIADQAADILALHTALGGDDNSVLIGHDWGAVATWAVTDREPGRFRSYVCMAVPPTAALLKPFTKVKTLPIGLRQSWMSWYFVFNQLPGSERSLDRVIPKLWRDWSPGYDAQEDIAHVFHALQDPGRRRAALRYYRNNLQHGLKDTFAIVPKAPVLYLHGAKDGCMQAAIAEAFPETLPPGSRYERVEGVGHFMQLEDPPRVNALITEWVGTPR; this comes from the coding sequence ATGGAGCAGCTACGCATCGACGCCAACGGCCTGACCTTCGCAGCGCTGGCCTGGGGCGAGCCGGACGGCACGCTGGCACTGCTGGTGCACGGCTACCCGGACACCGCCCACACCTGGCGCCACCTCGGGCCGGAGCTCGCCGAGAAGGGCTACCGCGCCGTCGCCCCGTTCACCCGCGGCTACGCGCCGACGGACCTCGCCCCCAACGACTCCTACCTGATTGCCGACCAAGCCGCCGACATCCTCGCGCTGCACACCGCCCTCGGCGGCGACGACAACTCCGTCCTGATCGGCCACGACTGGGGCGCGGTCGCGACGTGGGCGGTCACCGACCGCGAACCGGGCCGGTTCCGCAGCTATGTGTGCATGGCGGTCCCGCCGACCGCGGCGCTCCTCAAGCCCTTCACGAAGGTGAAGACCCTCCCCATCGGCCTGCGCCAATCGTGGATGAGCTGGTACTTCGTCTTCAATCAGCTGCCCGGTTCCGAGCGCAGCCTGGACCGTGTGATTCCCAAGCTCTGGCGCGACTGGTCGCCGGGCTACGACGCCCAGGAGGACATCGCGCACGTATTCCATGCCTTGCAGGACCCGGGCCGGCGGCGCGCTGCGCTGCGCTACTACCGCAACAATCTCCAGCACGGCCTGAAGGACACGTTCGCGATCGTCCCGAAAGCACCGGTCCTCTACCTCCACGGCGCAAAGGACGGGTGCATGCAGGCCGCGATCGCGGAGGCGTTCCCCGAAACCCTGCCGCCCGGCTCGCGCTACGAACGCGTCGAGGGCGTTGGCCATTTCATGCAGCTCGAGGACCCGCCGCGCGTCAACGCCCTGATCACGGAGTGGGTCGGCACGCCTCGTTGA
- a CDS encoding NDMA-dependent alcohol dehydrogenase: MKTKAAIVWGLQEKWQVEEVELDPPRSGEVLVKLTASGLCHSDYHLVTGDIPVQFPFVGGHEGAGVVAGVGPNVTGVEEGDSVVLSFLPTCGRCSYCARGMTNLCDLGAAIAQGPQLDGTYRFHSRGHDVGQMCVLGTFAEYTVVPMASVVKVDHGSRLDRAALVGCCVPTGFGSVVNTAKVRPGDAVVVLGVGGIGSNAIQGARAAGARYVVAVDPVDFKRQRALEFGATHTVATAVEALPLLTDLTRGRLAETCVITTDVAEGAYIGEALSLVGKRGKVIVTAIGHPTALDVTASLFELTLYEKSIHGALFGSSNPHHDIPRYLEMYELGQLKLDELVTREYALDDINDGYRDMLEGRNIRGMIRF, from the coding sequence ATGAAAACCAAAGCTGCGATTGTGTGGGGTCTTCAGGAAAAATGGCAGGTCGAAGAGGTCGAACTCGATCCGCCGCGGTCCGGTGAGGTTCTGGTCAAACTGACGGCCAGTGGTTTGTGCCATTCGGACTACCACTTGGTCACCGGGGATATCCCGGTGCAGTTTCCCTTCGTCGGTGGCCACGAAGGTGCCGGTGTCGTTGCCGGCGTAGGCCCGAACGTCACCGGCGTCGAGGAAGGCGATTCGGTGGTGTTGAGCTTCCTGCCGACGTGTGGCCGCTGCTCGTACTGTGCGCGCGGGATGACGAACCTGTGCGATCTTGGGGCCGCCATCGCACAGGGTCCGCAACTGGACGGAACCTACCGCTTCCACTCCCGCGGGCACGATGTCGGTCAGATGTGTGTCCTTGGCACCTTCGCGGAGTACACCGTGGTCCCGATGGCGTCGGTGGTGAAGGTGGATCACGGCAGCAGGCTGGATCGGGCCGCTCTGGTGGGCTGCTGTGTTCCCACCGGCTTCGGCAGCGTGGTCAACACCGCCAAAGTCCGTCCTGGCGACGCGGTGGTGGTGCTCGGTGTGGGCGGTATCGGCAGCAACGCAATCCAGGGAGCCCGTGCCGCGGGCGCCCGGTATGTGGTCGCGGTGGACCCGGTGGACTTCAAGCGTCAGAGGGCTCTGGAGTTCGGGGCAACCCACACGGTTGCCACAGCGGTCGAGGCACTGCCGCTGCTGACCGACCTCACCCGCGGACGCCTGGCCGAGACGTGTGTGATCACCACCGATGTGGCCGAGGGCGCCTATATCGGCGAGGCACTGAGCCTGGTCGGCAAACGCGGAAAGGTCATCGTGACAGCGATCGGCCATCCCACCGCGCTCGACGTCACCGCCTCGCTCTTCGAGCTGACGTTGTATGAAAAGTCCATCCACGGGGCGTTGTTCGGTTCGTCGAACCCGCACCACGACATCCCGAGATATCTGGAGATGTACGAGCTCGGTCAACTCAAGCTCGACGAGCTGGTGACGCGGGAGTACGCGCTCGACGACATCAACGATGGCTATCGAGACATGCTGGAAGGACGCAACATCCGTGGAATGATCCGGTTCTGA